One window of Cryptobacterium curtum DSM 15641 genomic DNA carries:
- a CDS encoding iron-containing alcohol dehydrogenase: MEDFEFVSPTHFVFGKDAEEKVGEKIRAAGAQRVLIHFGGKSALASGLISRVRASLSQVGIACIELGGVRPNPEIGLVREGVRLCKQEQIDWIVAVGGGSVIDSAKAIALGALSDIDSWEFYETKQAPSEVLPLAVVLTIPAAGSEASSNTVISNDELGRKTGYGHISLRPRFSFMNPELTFTLPPYQTAAGITDMYSHLLERFFDDMGSVPVTDNLSLSLMKTIRAEAPRVMADPEDYDARANIMWAGMLCHQGLAGVGRHEDWATHGLEHELSALNPQITHGAGLAVLFPSWMEYVFEENPARFIQYGREIFGLVSTGDDWSDAYNAIDATRSFFASLGMPTTLEELDVHEEDIDTMLVTLEKNRGAVFGSFKKLTINDAREIYRLVL; encoded by the coding sequence ATGGAAGACTTTGAATTCGTATCACCCACTCATTTTGTTTTCGGAAAAGACGCAGAAGAAAAAGTCGGCGAAAAAATTCGCGCTGCAGGAGCGCAGCGGGTCCTTATTCATTTCGGCGGGAAAAGCGCGTTAGCAAGTGGGCTTATCAGCCGCGTGCGCGCCTCACTTTCGCAAGTCGGAATTGCCTGCATTGAATTAGGTGGCGTGCGTCCTAACCCCGAAATCGGTTTGGTGCGCGAAGGGGTTCGTTTATGCAAACAAGAGCAGATTGATTGGATTGTGGCAGTGGGCGGCGGATCTGTCATCGATTCCGCTAAAGCCATTGCGCTGGGTGCACTTAGCGATATCGATTCGTGGGAGTTCTACGAAACAAAGCAGGCTCCTAGCGAAGTACTGCCGCTTGCCGTGGTACTTACCATACCTGCAGCGGGCAGCGAAGCGTCATCGAACACCGTCATCAGCAACGACGAGCTGGGGCGCAAAACGGGGTACGGTCATATATCGCTTCGCCCGCGGTTTTCGTTTATGAATCCGGAGCTTACCTTTACGTTGCCGCCCTATCAAACAGCGGCTGGTATTACCGATATGTACAGCCACCTGCTGGAGCGTTTCTTCGACGATATGGGTAGCGTGCCCGTAACCGACAATCTTAGCCTTTCGCTTATGAAAACAATTCGCGCCGAAGCACCCCGTGTGATGGCCGACCCCGAAGATTACGATGCCCGTGCAAACATTATGTGGGCTGGCATGTTGTGCCATCAGGGGCTGGCTGGTGTAGGTCGTCATGAAGATTGGGCAACACATGGTTTGGAGCACGAGCTATCAGCGCTTAATCCGCAGATTACACATGGGGCAGGCTTAGCGGTGCTGTTCCCCTCTTGGATGGAATACGTCTTCGAAGAAAACCCAGCGCGGTTTATTCAATATGGTCGTGAGATCTTTGGCTTGGTTTCAACAGGGGACGATTGGTCCGACGCCTACAACGCCATTGATGCGACCCGTTCATTTTTTGCATCGCTTGGCATGCCGACAACGCTCGAAGAACTGGATGTGCACGAAGAAGATATCGACACAATGCTGGTTACCCTTGAAAAGAATAGGGGTGCAGTGTTCGGGAGCTTCAAGAAACTGACCATCAATGACGCGCGTGAGATTTATCGCCTTGTCCTGTAG
- a CDS encoding LrgB family protein — MDINLPLPVLLVVGMILSIVVFQLAVLLYQKVKSPLLNPLLVTLVVLIAALSVLHIPYDAYEASVQVFSFMLGPATVALAYSVWRQRSILKSHFIPIVSGCLVGSIVSMISAYTLCTLLGLGDDMAVSFIPKSVTTPIAIAASQELGGITSITVAAVIITGILGAIFSPLMAKIFHVHDHVATGVAIGTCSHAVGTTKAIEMGELEGAMSGVSLAVAGLMTTVIVIVAHCVFQG; from the coding sequence ATGGACATTAATCTACCTTTACCCGTCCTACTTGTTGTAGGCATGATCCTTTCAATTGTGGTGTTTCAACTCGCAGTGTTGCTGTACCAGAAGGTAAAATCCCCGCTGCTTAATCCTCTACTCGTCACGCTTGTCGTACTTATTGCTGCACTATCGGTGCTGCATATCCCTTACGACGCCTATGAGGCAAGCGTGCAAGTATTTTCTTTTATGTTGGGACCTGCAACTGTTGCGCTCGCTTATTCGGTATGGCGTCAGCGCTCAATACTTAAAAGTCACTTTATTCCAATTGTTTCAGGCTGCCTTGTTGGGTCAATCGTATCAATGATAAGTGCCTATACGCTCTGTACCCTGCTGGGGTTGGGTGATGATATGGCCGTTTCGTTTATTCCGAAATCAGTAACAACACCTATTGCTATCGCTGCTTCACAAGAACTCGGTGGCATTACCTCCATTACCGTCGCCGCTGTTATTATTACCGGCATTCTTGGTGCTATTTTTTCACCCCTTATGGCAAAGATATTCCACGTGCACGATCACGTGGCAACCGGTGTTGCCATCGGCACCTGTTCGCATGCAGTGGGTACTACGAAGGCCATTGAGATGGGTGAACTCGAAGGAGCCATGAGTGGTGTATCGCTAGCAGTAGCAGGTCTTATGACAACCGTAATTGTCATCGTAGCGCACTGCGTTTTCCAGGGATAA